The Oryzias melastigma strain HK-1 linkage group LG13, ASM292280v2, whole genome shotgun sequence genome window below encodes:
- the LOC112149782 gene encoding claudin-4, which produces MVSIRMQMVGCALAVIGWILVLAMYVTPMWRVTTVTVNGTTQSVWEGTFMRCLRKGGGDRSCRSYDFLVPLSPDFEGPSSVALAAVITCSAGLVIFSFTGWCAKLVFKERTMARFSVLSGVVILIAALLCFIPVCWTVDLIVRDDHAAPVGGTRKVELGACLYIGFVAVVALAAGWRFLCTSWPVNQNVWFWPISLHRTEGRETESHQLR; this is translated from the coding sequence ATGGTGTCTATCAGGATGCAGATGGTTGGCTGCGCTCTGGCTGTGATTGGCTGGATCCTGGTGCTGGCCATGTATGTCACACCCATGTGGCGAGTTACAACGGTCACCGTCAACGGCACTACTCAGAGCGTGTGGGAGGGCACGTTCATGAGGTGTTTGAGGAAAGGGGGAGGAGACAGATCCTGTAGGTCCTATGACTTCCTCGTGCCTTTGAGCCCAGACTTTGAGGGGCCGTCCTCTGTGGCCCTCGCCGCCGTCATCACATGCTCCGCCGGGCTGGTCATCTTCAGCTTCACAGGCTGGTGTGCCAAGCTGGTCTTCAAGGAGCGAACCATGGCGAGGTTCTCTGTGCTGTCAGGCGTGGTGATCCTCATCGCCGCGCTCCTCTGCTTCATTCCCGTCTGCTGGACGGTGGACCTCATCGTACGGGACGACCACGCCGCTCCGGTGGGAGGAACTCGGAAAGTGGAGCTGGGGGCGTGTCTTTACATCGGCTTTGTTGCGGTCGTAGCGCTGGCGGCAGGCTGGCGCTTTCTGTGTACCAGCTGGCCTGTGAACCAGAACGTCTGGTTTTGGCCGATATCCCTGCACCGAACGGAAGGCAGGGAGACGGAAAGCCATCAATTACGCTGA
- the cldne gene encoding claudin e — translation MVSMGRQMLGFVLGIIGFMGTILVCALPMWKVTAFIGANIVTAQIIWEGLWMNCVMQSTGQMQCKIYDSLLALPQDLQAARALVVIAIIVSVLGVILSVAGGKCTNFISEERGKARVVIAAGVVFICAGVLVLIPVCWSANTIIRDFYNPIMTNAQRRELGAALYVGWGTAALLILGGALLCSSCPPKNESPEYPVNYGAPRSQGAPKSYISQKSYDASRAYV, via the coding sequence ATGGTGTCAATGGGACGTCAGATGCTGGGCTTTGTCCTCGGCATCATCGGCTTCATGGGGACCATCTTGGTGTGCGCCCTCCCCATGTGGAAAGTGACCGCCTTCATTGGAGCCAACATCGTCACGGCGCAGATCATCTGGGAGGGCTTGTGGATGAACTGCGTGATGCAGAGCACAGGTCAGATGCAGTGTAAGATCTACGACTCCTTGCTGGCGCTGCCGCAAGATCTGCAAGCCGCTAGGGCCCTCGTGGTCATCGCTATCATCGTGTCCGTTTTGGGAGTCATCCTTTCCGTCGCTGGGGGGAAGTGCACCAACTTCATCTCGGAGGAGCGTGGCAAAGCTAGAGTGGTCATCGCCGCAGGGGTTGTCTTCATCTGTGCTGGCGTTCTTGTCCTCATCCCAGTGTGCTGGTCTGCTAACACCATCATCAGGGACTTCTACAACCCCATCATGACCAACGCTCAGAGGAGGGAGCTGGGGGCTGCTCTCTACGTAGGCTGGGGCACTGCTGCTCTCCTCATCCTGGGCGGGGCCCTTCTCTGCAGCTCATGCCCACCCAAGAACGAAAGCCCAGAGTATCCAGTCAATTACGGTGCACCCAGGTCCCAAGGAGCACCCAAATCCTACATCTCACAGAAGTCCTACGATGCCAGCCGAGCCTACGTCTGA